TTCCCCGGCTTCTTCCGCCCCGGGCCCTTGTCGCCGTCACCGGCCCCGCCGGCCTCGCTCGGCCCGCCCCCGAGGCCCGTACCGCACCCGGTCAGCCCCAGCCCGGCGGCCGCTCCCGCGCCGAGCCCCAGCACTCCCCTTCGCGACAGTTCGCGCATTACGTCCCCCTTGGTCAGCTCACGCACCGGTTCACGTGAAGCACACCGTTTGAGAGGGGCGAGAGGAGGCGGCGGTTCCTGTTGATCTCGAAGAAACTCGGACGCCGTTCAGGGGCGCGGGGAGCTGCGCGACCAGCCACAACGGGCACGCGGCTCCCCCACCGCGTCAAGTCCGGTCGTCCAGCGGAGCGTTCACGCGCCGAAGGCCTTGTCCTTGCCCTTGACCGGCTTGGCACCCGCCAGCAGATGCGGCGGCACGAGGTCCCGCGCCGGCTCGCTGTAGCCGACGGAAACGATCCTGTCGCCCTGGTACGTGAACGTGGTCAGGGACGCGAGCGTGCACTGCCTCCGGCGCGGATCGTGCCACAGCCGCCGCTTCTCGACGTACGACCGCACGATCCAGATCGGCAGCTGGTGCGAGACCAGCACGGCCTCGTGTCCGCGCGCCGCGTCCTTCGCCGCGTCGAGCGCCCCCATCATCCGCACGACCTGGTCGATGTACGGCTCGCCCCAGGACGGCTTGAAGGGGTTGACCAGGTGCTTCCAGTTCTCCGGCCGCTTCAGCGCGCCGTCGCCGACCCCGAAGGTCTTGCCCTGGAAGACGTTGTCCGCCTCGATGAGCCGCGCGTCGGTGGCGAGGTCGAGCCCGTGCGCCTTGGCGATCGGCGTCGCCGTCTCCTGCGCCCGCTCCAGCGGGGAGGCGACGACGCGCGTGATGGCCCGGGGCGCCAGATGCTCGGCGACCCGGTCGGCCATGCGCCGTCCGAGGTCGGAGAGGTGGTACCCGTGCAGGCGCCCGTACAGGATCCCGTCCGGGTTGGCGACCTCGCCGTGCCGCATCAGGTGGACGACCGTGATGTCACTCATGCTGCCGAAGCCTCCGCTGCTGCCCGTGCCGCCGCCGGAAGGGCGTCGGCGATCCGCTGAACCGCCCGCTCGTCGTGCGCGGTCGACACGAACCACGACTCGAACGACGACGGCGGCAAGTAGACGCCCTGCGACAGCATCGAGTGGAAGAAGGCGTTGAAGCGGTACGACTCCTGCGCCTTGGCCTCCTCGTAGTTCCGCACGGGCGTCTCCGTGAAGAACACGGAGAACATGTTGGAGGCGTTCTGCAGCGTGTGCGCGACGCCTTCCTTGCTGAGCGCGTCGCTGACGAGCCCCTGGATCTGCCGGGACACGGCGTCCACGACGTCGTACGCCGCCTCGTCCAGCAGCCGCAGCTGCGCGAGCCCGGCGGCCGTCGCGACCGGGTTCCCGGAGAGCGTGCCGGCCTGGTAGACGGGCCCGGCGGGCGCGAGGCACGCCATCACGTCGGCGCGGCCCCCGAAGGCCGCGGCGGGGAAGCCGCCGCCCATCACCTT
The DNA window shown above is from Streptomyces akebiae and carries:
- a CDS encoding histidine phosphatase family protein, which encodes MSDITVVHLMRHGEVANPDGILYGRLHGYHLSDLGRRMADRVAEHLAPRAITRVVASPLERAQETATPIAKAHGLDLATDARLIEADNVFQGKTFGVGDGALKRPENWKHLVNPFKPSWGEPYIDQVVRMMGALDAAKDAARGHEAVLVSHQLPIWIVRSYVEKRRLWHDPRRRQCTLASLTTFTYQGDRIVSVGYSEPARDLVPPHLLAGAKPVKGKDKAFGA